The Desulfobulbaceae bacterium region GGTATCCTTCATGTTTCGGCCAAGGATCTGGGCACTGGTAAGCAGCAGTCGATCAAGATTACAGCTTCCAGCGGCTTGTCCGAGGCAGAAATCTCTCGGATGACCAGTGACGCCGAGGTTCATGCCGAAGAGGATAAGAAACGGAAAGCCTTGATTGAGGCCAAAAATCAGGCTGATTCCATGATCTATGCCACCGGAAAGAGTTTGAAAGAGGTGGGAGATAAAGTCGACGAGGCAACTCGCAAGAATGTGGAAGAGGCTACTGAGAAACTGAAAAAGACCATGACCGGTGACGACACCGATGCCATTAAGGCTGATATTGAGGCCTTGACCCAGGCTTCACATAAATTAGCTGAAGTCATGTACTCCCAGGCCAGTAAGGAGCAACCCGGCGGTAGCGCCGGCGCTGGTGGTACTGAGCCTCCTAAGGACGACAACGTGGTTGATGCCGATTTTGAGGAAGTGAAGTAGTCTCGGTGAGTCATTAAGATCGGTGGGGGAACGTGAGAAATTGCGTTCCCCCATTTTTTTGTAATCGTTCACCAGAAGCGTTGAACGTGCGGATTTCACCGAACTGTAAACGTTTACCGGGCGGCACTCCACGAGATAAAAGCAAGAGGCACACATGAAAACCCTTTCCGGAATCCAGCCTTCGGGGCAACTCCATATTGGTAATTATTTTGGGATGATGCTCCCGATGATCAAGAACATGGATCAGGGAGAACTTTATGCCTTCATCGTCAATCTGCATGCCTTGACATCGGTCCATGACCGGGATCGCATCGCCAAAGACACTATGAATGCCG contains the following coding sequences:
- a CDS encoding Hsp70 family protein, which translates into the protein GILHVSAKDLGTGKQQSIKITASSGLSEAEISRMTSDAEVHAEEDKKRKALIEAKNQADSMIYATGKSLKEVGDKVDEATRKNVEEATEKLKKTMTGDDTDAIKADIEALTQASHKLAEVMYSQASKEQPGGSAGAGGTEPPKDDNVVDADFEEVK